GTCCCATGCCGGTGTCGATCTTGATGTGAATGTACCCGGGCTTCTGCAGCTTGCAGGCAACTCGGGAAACGGCTTCGGCCAGACGCCGGTCAAAACAGGTAAGCCGCACCCCCTGTTTAACCGCCTCTTGGGCCCCTTCCTCGGAGGTAGCGCCCAGCACCAGAATTCTAGGTCTATTAATCCCGGCTTCTTTGAGCAGGAGCGCTTCGTCCAAAAGAGCCACAGCTAAGAACTCGGCCCCTTCCTCTACACATGTCCTGGCAACCTCCAGAATCCCGTGCCCGTACGCGTTAGCCTTCACAACCGGCATCAAGCGAGCTGTCCCTACAAGCAGGTTTCTCAATTCTTTTAGGTTGTGGGCTACAGCCCCCAAGTCTACCTCTGCCCAGGTTGGTCTTGCCAGATGCATCATGATCTTGCCAATGCCCTCACCACGTCATTTCTGGTCACTATCCCTACCACCTTGCCGTCGCGCACCACCGGAACCCTGTTGATAGATTTTGCCGTCATCAGCCGAGCAATATCGAACAGTGGAGTATCCTCATCTACTGCTGCAACCTGTGTGGTCATGATATCTTTGACCTTGGAAGCCGTGAACCTCTTTAGCTCCTCATTAAACCGGCGCGGGCTCTGCAGAAAGATGATGCTGTCGAACAACGTGATGTAAAAGGGCAATTCGAGATCACGGGCTTTGATCATGAGGTCACTTTCCGTGACCACCCCAACCAGCTTTCCGGCGTCATCCACAACTGGGACCCCGCTGATCCGGTTGTCGGCCAAAATCTTAGCCACTTCTTCTACACTTTGTTCCGGCCGGACAGTTATAACCTCTTTGGTCATTATGTCTTTCGCTTTCAATTTAAGACCCCTTTTCTAAAGAATATTACTTAGGCACCTTCATCTTGACTCGAAAGCCTTCAAAACCGCTGGGATATAATGCACGATATCCATAGCATTCAACCCCCGTTCCCCTTTTTCTTTCTTGGCTTCGTCTCCGGCTTTCCCGTGAACGTAAACACCTGAAATCGCTGCCTGGTCAGGTAGCAGGCCCTGGGCCATAAAACCGGCAATTATCCCGCTTAATACGTCACCGCTCCCAGCCGTAGCCATACCGGGATTTCCCGTAACATTTACATATACATCCCCGCCGGGAGTGGCTATGACCGTGTTGTGCCCTTTAAGTACCAGGGTTACTCCCCATTCGGAAGCAAACCCACGGGCTACTTCCAAACGATCCGCCTGGATCTCGGCTACACTGAGTCCTGAGAGACCGGACATTTCTCCTGGATGAGGTGTAAGGATTACCGGGATTTGACGGTCCTTAAGAACGCCCAGGTCTTCTGCTAAAGCATTCAACCCGTCAGCATCTATGATTACCGGTACCCCCGCTGTCTCAAGTACAAACCTGATCACGGCTCTGGCTTCAGGGTACCTCCCCATTCCCGGTCCCGCCACGCAAACCGATGTCCTCTCCAACAAACTCTGCAGAGCCGGAAGGGCCTCCAGTGAGATGGTCTTGAGCGAAGTCTCGGGCAAAGGAGTAGTCATCACCTCTATCAACCTGCTCTCTATCGCTGGCTGCAAAGATTGGGGTACCGCGGCTGTCACCAATCCGGCCCCGCTGCGCAGTGCGGCCTCGGCTGCCATAACTACAGCCCCAGTAAGTCCTACCGAACCCCCAACTACCAAAACATGTCCAAAACTTCCCTTGTGAGTCTCTGCTGGTCG
The sequence above is drawn from the Syntrophothermus lipocalidus DSM 12680 genome and encodes:
- a CDS encoding CBS domain-containing protein, producing the protein MKAKDIMTKEVITVRPEQSVEEVAKILADNRISGVPVVDDAGKLVGVVTESDLMIKARDLELPFYITLFDSIIFLQSPRRFNEELKRFTASKVKDIMTTQVAAVDEDTPLFDIARLMTAKSINRVPVVRDGKVVGIVTRNDVVRALARS
- a CDS encoding bifunctional ADP-dependent NAD(P)H-hydrate dehydratase/NAD(P)H-hydrate epimerase, producing the protein MKIVSAQEMRDLDRRASTEFHIPSIVLMENAGLRVVEAVQTALAGIKLPQVVVIAGKGNNGGDGFVVSRHLINSGFHVDTFLLGDPSKLTPDAALNFRILQSISDRVFVVSDTGELQGLLAPLSGCDLVVDAIYGIGFHGEMPSLESEVVKMVNQSGKPVVAVDIPSGVEADTGKVRGEAIRATWTVTMALPKKAFFLEPGRSYTGMLTVGDISIPRCLLEAPNIKTNLVTEDWVAPWFLPRPAETHKGSFGHVLVVGGSVGLTGAVVMAAEAALRSGAGLVTAAVPQSLQPAIESRLIEVMTTPLPETSLKTISLEALPALQSLLERTSVCVAGPGMGRYPEARAVIRFVLETAGVPVIIDADGLNALAEDLGVLKDRQIPVILTPHPGEMSGLSGLSVAEIQADRLEVARGFASEWGVTLVLKGHNTVIATPGGDVYVNVTGNPGMATAGSGDVLSGIIAGFMAQGLLPDQAAISGVYVHGKAGDEAKKEKGERGLNAMDIVHYIPAVLKAFESR